In Hirundo rustica isolate bHirRus1 chromosome 2, bHirRus1.pri.v3, whole genome shotgun sequence, one genomic interval encodes:
- the HHLA2 gene encoding LOW QUALITY PROTEIN: HERV-H LTR-associating protein 2 (The sequence of the model RefSeq protein was modified relative to this genomic sequence to represent the inferred CDS: inserted 3 bases in 2 codons), which translates to MKGQNTLAIMICLFHIKATLWGFTEQEEVTGLFSRDRILPCHFPPGHDEVIHWSKKNKKVXSYYQQKLKEQDPHYRLRAHLFRENIPSGNACLKLSNLTMTDEGYVGTVPDRTEVEVLLRVRTPSYALENQKTKTERKLKCYAFFSYPAPNISWVQGNISIQETDREETRNEFSILLRCDKDTINXDRYYCHIHFHHEVWAAEWKMQGHLFNVEGGSTVTPCERSNDTASTDTFSVVWTLHRNAVTSVLAPFNGTSHSHQPRVQINENDFSLMLDHLTAGISGEYLCNISTPLYTKLTVRTLHVAYCGKGYKISGCLQLPPTALIAEDTAVLSEFCPKCFGDGKRSFKCHREMMGSPKHVI; encoded by the exons ATGAAAGGACAAAACACACTAGCTATTATGATCTGTTTATTTCACATCAAAGCTACACTTTGGG GTTTTACAGAACAGGAAGAAGTAACAGGGCTGTTTTCCAGGGACCGCATCCTCCCTTGTCATTTCCCACCTGGTCATGATGAAGTAATTCACTGGagcaaaaagaacaagaaagt CAGTTACTACcagcagaaactgaaagaacaagATCCACATTACAGACTCAGAGCACACCTTTTCCGGGAGAACATCCCTAGTGGAAATGCCTGCTTGAAACTTAGTAACCTGACCATGACTGATGAGGGCTACGTGGGAACAGTACCAGATCGAACAGAAGTGGAAGTGCTGCTACGCGTGAGAA CTCCTTCTTATGCACtggaaaaccaaaagacaaagacagaaaggaaactGAAGTGCTATGCCTTTTTCTCTTATCCAGCACCAAATATATCTTGGGTACAAGGCAATATATCCATCCAAGAGACAGATCGGGAGGAAACCAGGAATGAGTTTTCTATTCTCTTAAGATGTGACAAGGACACTATAA ATGACAGATACTACTGTCATATTCATTTTCATCATGAAGTGTGGGCAGCTGAATGGAAGATGCAAG GCCACCTGTTTAATGTGGAAGGAGGTAGCACTGTAACTCCTTGTGAGCGCAGCAATGACACGGCAAGCACTGACACTTTCAGTGTTGTCTGGACATTACACAGAAATGCAGTGACCTCAGTCCTGGCCCCCTTCAATGGCACGTCTCACTCTCACCAGCCTCGGGTCCAGATTAACGAAAATGACTTTTCACTGATGTTGGATCATCTCACTGCAGGCATCAGTGGAGAATATCTGTGTAATATTTCAACACCTCTCTACACAAAACTTACTGTGAGAACTTTACATGTTG CTTATTGTGGCAAAGGTTACAAAATCAGTGGCTGCCTTCAGTTGCCACCAACTGCTCTCATAGCTGAGGACACAGCAGTGCTTTCAGAATTCTGTCCTAAATGCTTTGGTGATGGCAAACGTAGCTTTAAATGTCACAGAGAGATGATGGGAAGCCCAAAGCATGTGATATAA